The proteins below come from a single Benincasa hispida cultivar B227 chromosome 4, ASM972705v1, whole genome shotgun sequence genomic window:
- the LOC120075502 gene encoding uncharacterized protein K02A2.6-like codes for MHGHFSPKRTAKKVLGSGMYWDTLFKDAYFLYKTGGLSRRNEMPQVPILFYEVFDVWEIDFMEHFLFSCGFRYILLAMDYISKWVEAKATITDDAKVVAGFLKANILCRYGFPKAIISDQESHFYNQFIASLLKMYGVQHRIATLYHLQTNGQAEVSNRE; via the coding sequence ATGCATGGACACTTTAGTCCCAAACGAACTGCTAAAAAAGTCTTAGGTTCTGGTATGTATTGGGATACTTTGTTCAAGGATGCATATTTCCTCTATAAGACAGGAGGTCTGTCCCGTAGGAATGAAATGCCCCAAGTCCCCATTCTTTTCTATGAAGTATTTGATGTGTGGGAGATAGATTTTATGGAACATTTCCTTTTCTCTTGTGGGTTTAGGTATATTTTATTGGCAATGGACTATATTTCCAAATGGGTGGAAGCAAAGGCCACTATTACTGATGATGCTAAGGTTGTTGCAGGGTTTTTGAAGGCTAACATCTTATGCAGATATGGCTTCCCCAAGGCAATCATCAGCGATCAAGAATCACATTTTTATAATCAATTCATCGCTTCCTTACTGAAAATGTATGGTGTACAACATCGTATTGCCACCCTGTACCACCTTCAGACGAATGGGCAGGCAGAGGTGTCAAACAGAGAGTGA